The Ectothiorhodospiraceae bacterium BW-2 nucleotide sequence ACCGGAGAGTTGACCGGGGTATTTATAGGCCTGATCGTGGATCTGAACCCGCTCTAGGTAGCTCATCGCTAGCGTTTCAGCCTCCTGCTTAGGCCGTTTTTGAACCCAAATCGGGGCTAAACAGAGATTCTCCATAATCGTTAGATGGGGAAAGAGGTTAAAGTGCTGAAACACCATGCCGACATCGCGCCTTATGGCATCGATATTTTTGACATCTTCAATCATCTCAATCCCATCGACAATTAGTGAGCCGGTCTGAAACTCCTCTAGCCGATTAATGCAGCGAATGAGGGTCGATTTACCCGAGCCGGAGGGGCCGCAAATAACGATGCGCTCCCCTTTATGGACGGTGAGATCGATATTTTTTAGCACATGAAAATTACCATACCACTTATTGAGTTGTTGGATAATAATGACCTCTT carries:
- a CDS encoding amino acid ABC transporter ATP-binding protein, translated to MIQFQPNDHTTPEEVIIIQQLNKWYGNFHVLKNIDLTVHKGERIVICGPSGSGKSTLIRCINRLEEFQTGSLIVDGIEMIEDVKNIDAIRRDVGMVFQHFNLFPHLTIMENLCLAPIWVQKRPKQEAETLAMSYLERVQIHDQAYKYPGQLSGGQQQRVAIARSLCMNPKIMLFDEPTSALDPEMIKEVLDVMIELADEGMTMLCVTHEMGFAKRVADRVIFMDGGEIVEQNEPEAFFSTPQVDRTQQFLQQILNH